A genomic window from Candidatus Binatia bacterium includes:
- a CDS encoding sigma-54 dependent transcriptional regulator, giving the protein MTQETAAPAQPARILVVEDESIVAFDIATRLRRLGHVVVGTARSAEVAWQLCEEHRPDLVLMDVRIEGDEDGIDLATRLRARFDIPVVFLTAYADPVTLERARAAAPLGYIVKPFDQRDIEVTVQTALGRGAIHRDLQRAHDELRGVLDAQRHGTLAIDADGHVALASRAALALVAKEETQVRGRPWQDALGLSAADRSRLEDAAVDPSSNGATVLVQVPGRAGLASAVEVEVCEDHRTPGGRLFFLYDVSRVVTLERILDERARFGDIVGTSDPMKQIFLLIRDYGAVEVPVLVDGETGSGKELVARAIHQSSSRAERGFVAVNCAGLSDELAASQLFGHARGAFTDAVGDYEGLFRAANGGTLFLDEIGELSARVQASLLRVLDERVVYPVGRTRGEPVDVRIVAATNRDLAEEVRTGRFRADLYYRVRAARINVPPLRERKEDIAQLVRHFLATQSAVTGKTVRGIGNETLRLLHLYDWPGNVRELRNAVAVAAARAFGDLIQPEDLPVEILDGAAAAASVPQGPVASRLELLEALHRCGGNRSQAARLLGVSRATFYRRLAELGA; this is encoded by the coding sequence ATGACACAGGAAACTGCCGCTCCCGCGCAACCGGCACGAATCCTCGTCGTCGAGGACGAGAGCATCGTCGCGTTCGACATCGCCACCAGGCTTCGGCGCCTCGGCCACGTCGTCGTCGGAACGGCGCGCAGCGCAGAGGTGGCCTGGCAGTTGTGCGAGGAGCACCGTCCCGACCTCGTGCTGATGGACGTGCGCATCGAAGGCGACGAGGACGGCATCGACCTTGCCACCAGGCTTCGTGCGCGCTTCGACATTCCGGTCGTGTTCCTCACCGCGTACGCCGATCCTGTCACGCTGGAGCGCGCACGCGCCGCCGCGCCTCTCGGTTACATCGTCAAGCCTTTCGACCAGCGCGACATCGAGGTGACGGTGCAGACGGCGCTCGGGCGCGGCGCGATCCACCGCGACCTGCAGCGCGCTCACGACGAGTTGAGAGGTGTGCTCGATGCGCAGCGCCACGGCACTCTTGCGATCGACGCGGACGGCCACGTAGCGCTGGCCAGTCGCGCAGCGCTGGCGCTCGTCGCGAAGGAAGAGACGCAGGTGCGAGGCCGGCCGTGGCAGGATGCCCTCGGTCTTTCCGCCGCCGATCGCTCGAGGTTGGAGGACGCAGCCGTGGATCCGTCCTCCAACGGCGCGACGGTGCTCGTGCAGGTGCCAGGGCGCGCGGGACTGGCCAGCGCCGTCGAAGTCGAAGTCTGCGAGGACCACCGCACTCCGGGAGGCCGGCTTTTCTTCCTTTACGACGTCTCGCGCGTCGTCACGCTGGAGCGAATTCTCGACGAGCGCGCTCGCTTCGGCGACATCGTCGGCACCAGCGATCCGATGAAGCAGATCTTCCTGCTGATCCGCGATTACGGCGCTGTCGAGGTTCCCGTGCTCGTCGACGGCGAAACCGGTTCAGGCAAGGAGCTCGTCGCGCGCGCGATCCACCAGAGCAGCAGCAGGGCCGAGCGCGGCTTCGTCGCGGTCAACTGTGCGGGGCTCAGCGACGAGTTGGCGGCGAGCCAGCTTTTCGGTCACGCGCGCGGCGCGTTCACCGACGCGGTCGGCGACTACGAAGGACTGTTCCGTGCGGCCAACGGCGGCACCCTCTTTCTCGACGAGATCGGCGAGCTGTCGGCGCGAGTGCAGGCGAGCCTGCTGCGCGTGCTCGACGAGCGCGTGGTCTATCCCGTCGGAAGAACGCGCGGGGAGCCGGTAGACGTTCGCATCGTCGCGGCCACCAATCGCGACCTTGCCGAAGAAGTGCGTACCGGACGCTTCCGCGCCGACCTCTACTACCGAGTGCGAGCGGCGCGCATCAACGTGCCTCCGCTTCGCGAGCGCAAGGAAGACATCGCGCAGCTCGTGCGGCACTTCCTCGCGACGCAGTCGGCGGTAACGGGCAAGACGGTGCGCGGAATCGGCAACGAAACGCTGAGGCTGCTGCACCTGTACGACTGGCCGGGCAACGTGCGCGAGCTGAGGAATGCGGTCGCCGTGGCCGCGGCGCGGGCGTTCGGCGACCTGATCCAGCCGGAGGACCTGCCCGTGGAGATTCTCGACGGCGCCGCAGCGGCTGCATCGGTGCCCCAGGGACCGGTGGCCTCGCGGCTGGAGCTTCTCGAAGCGCTGCATCGCTGCGGCGGCAACCGGTCCCAGGCCGCAAGGCTCCTCGGCGTCAGCCGCGCAACCTTCTACCGCCGCCTCGCCGAACTCGGCGCATAA